In Leifsonia sp. ZF2019, a genomic segment contains:
- a CDS encoding diacylglycerol/lipid kinase family protein produces MDDRGASRDTTVAVVYNPVHVDVRRVRAAVESAAARAGDVRLIWLETTPEDGGGAQALEALERGATLVLAAGGDGTVRAVAEALRDRDATLGLLPSGTGNLLARNIGVPYANVEEACAVAFGGETRPIDLGVATATRADGERSEHAFLVMAGVGIDATMIANARPELKRRFGWLAYVDAGFRALPKARKVRIRYRLDAGQERSAHVSTILIANCGTLPGNMELIPDGSVDDGLLDVAILQPASVFGWLAIWRKVTWENRVLRRSALGRRIIRFTDRAVRTRLSYLRGADVRLRVEQPEPFELDGDAFGDIVALDLAVDKGGLRVRVPAP; encoded by the coding sequence GTGGATGATCGGGGTGCGTCACGTGACACGACGGTCGCGGTCGTCTACAACCCGGTCCACGTCGACGTGCGGCGAGTGCGGGCGGCGGTCGAATCCGCCGCCGCCCGGGCCGGCGATGTCCGGCTGATCTGGCTCGAGACGACACCGGAGGACGGTGGCGGGGCGCAGGCGCTGGAAGCCCTCGAACGCGGCGCGACCCTGGTGCTCGCAGCCGGGGGCGACGGCACGGTTCGCGCCGTCGCCGAGGCCCTGCGCGACCGCGACGCGACGCTCGGCCTGCTCCCCTCCGGTACGGGCAACCTCCTCGCGCGCAACATCGGCGTCCCCTACGCGAACGTCGAGGAGGCCTGCGCGGTCGCGTTCGGCGGCGAGACGCGACCCATCGACCTGGGCGTCGCGACCGCGACCCGGGCGGATGGCGAGCGCAGCGAGCACGCCTTCCTCGTCATGGCCGGGGTCGGGATCGACGCCACCATGATCGCCAACGCCCGGCCCGAGCTGAAGCGGCGCTTCGGCTGGCTCGCCTACGTGGACGCCGGCTTCCGCGCCCTGCCGAAGGCGCGCAAGGTGCGCATCCGGTACCGCCTCGACGCCGGACAGGAGCGCTCGGCGCACGTCAGCACCATCCTGATCGCGAACTGCGGCACCCTCCCGGGCAACATGGAGCTGATCCCGGACGGGTCGGTCGACGACGGACTGCTCGACGTCGCCATCCTGCAGCCCGCGTCGGTGTTCGGCTGGCTCGCGATCTGGCGCAAGGTGACGTGGGAGAACCGCGTGCTCCGCAGGAGCGCCCTCGGCCGGCGGATCATCCGCTTCACCGATCGCGCGGTGCGCACCCGGCTGAGCTATCTGCGCGGCGCGGACGTGCGGCTGCGGGTCGAGCAGCCCGAGCCGTTCGAGCTGGACGGGGACGCCTTCGGCGACATCGTCGCGCTCGACCTGGCGGTGGACAAAGGCGGCCTGCGCGTGCGGGTGCCGGCACCGTAA
- a CDS encoding DUF5107 domain-containing protein: MNTPSSRLILPEAPAEQRRILDDGGVACWEQHVEILTYEPGEPDRFPMFFDRRVYQGSDGRVYPLPFVDRISHTPVVRSWRAIHLENRWVRLMLLPEIGGRIHIGYDKTRDYDFFYRNNVIKPALVGLGGPWISGGVEFNWPQHHRPATYLPVEAMIERSDDGSATVWHSDIDPLQRMRGTHGVRLRPDASTIEVTARLFNRTDEPQTFLWWANVAAAVHEDYQSFFPTDVRFVADHARRAVTAFPEADRPYYGVDYPALAAERPGADRIDLSVDIPVPTSYMVTDTEDEFFGGYDHRAGAGFIHWADRDIAPGKKQWTWGNGPIGHAWDRQLTDEDGPYVELMAGVFTDNQPDFSYLAPGETREFSQFWYPIQDIGVAHQASRDAALSIDVDAGLARIGVAASRPLSAEVTVGFAGTTVSRQRIDVEPGHPALLEVAVTANATRDDLVIAVTEGDRAVVGWSRHGEADATEPWLATAPPEAAAIESVDELLLTAEHLTQYRHPTRAAEPYLLRALELDPQDSRVHLALAALTFARAEYATALRHVEAASARITRRNLNPRSGELAYRRGLVLERLDDLDGAARAFAKAAWDSAYAVSGRLGLARVLLRSGATADALEAARDAHREGPRNTTATAYQVVALRRLGAMEAADERLAGARAADPLDPFLLALAGELDAADPRTHLLVAQEFSRIGESSGALEWAERAAAAGPTVFGNVGPQAHYLSALVLDREGRDEEAAARRRAAREQDPALAFPAGLDDFDALSAAIAAGDTVGRPDSVALGLLGSWLLGARRTDDARQVLERAMAEGSIDPVAARNTAVAIVNTTADLDRADDFLQRAIALAGPLARLVYERDQLSRLRGVDAEARIAAIESSGSAVFERDDLTISYVNLLLDVGRTGEAQRILDERRFQPFEGGEGRVIAAYDRATLATAATLRDVDPRAAGVLLDRTVQTPENLGEGRHPADPMAQLLVAAGDAHFAAGDPDTARARWERARTAGGALAVAPRAARLDDYWIGVAHCRLGEPQKAEAVWAALDAAADDRAVAPLAPDYFATSLPETLLFSVDDVVGRRREVDELRAAAERGRQLSSRTGMSERIG, from the coding sequence ATGAACACGCCATCCTCCCGCCTCATCCTCCCCGAAGCCCCCGCCGAGCAGCGCCGCATCCTCGACGACGGGGGTGTGGCGTGCTGGGAGCAGCATGTCGAGATCCTGACGTACGAGCCGGGAGAGCCGGATCGGTTCCCGATGTTCTTCGACAGGCGCGTGTACCAGGGCTCGGACGGGCGGGTGTATCCGCTTCCCTTCGTCGACCGGATCTCGCACACCCCCGTCGTGCGGTCCTGGCGGGCGATCCACCTCGAGAACCGGTGGGTGCGGTTGATGCTGCTCCCGGAGATCGGCGGACGCATCCACATCGGCTACGACAAGACGCGGGACTACGACTTCTTCTACCGCAACAACGTCATCAAACCCGCACTCGTCGGGCTGGGCGGCCCGTGGATCTCGGGTGGGGTGGAGTTCAACTGGCCTCAGCACCACCGGCCGGCGACCTACCTGCCCGTCGAGGCGATGATCGAGCGGTCGGATGACGGGAGCGCGACCGTCTGGCACTCCGACATCGACCCCCTGCAGCGCATGCGCGGGACGCACGGCGTCCGCCTCCGGCCGGACGCGTCGACGATCGAGGTGACGGCGCGCCTTTTCAACCGGACGGACGAACCGCAGACCTTCCTCTGGTGGGCGAACGTCGCCGCCGCGGTGCACGAGGACTACCAGTCCTTCTTCCCGACGGACGTGCGCTTCGTCGCGGACCACGCCCGGCGGGCCGTGACGGCGTTCCCCGAAGCGGATCGTCCCTACTACGGTGTCGACTATCCCGCGCTCGCGGCCGAACGGCCGGGCGCCGACCGGATCGACCTCTCCGTCGACATCCCGGTGCCGACCTCCTACATGGTCACCGACACGGAGGACGAGTTCTTCGGCGGGTACGACCACCGCGCGGGAGCAGGCTTCATCCACTGGGCCGACCGGGACATCGCTCCCGGCAAGAAGCAGTGGACGTGGGGCAACGGGCCGATCGGGCACGCCTGGGACCGGCAGCTCACCGACGAGGACGGCCCCTACGTCGAACTCATGGCGGGCGTGTTCACCGACAACCAGCCCGACTTCAGCTATCTCGCGCCCGGTGAGACGCGCGAGTTCAGCCAGTTCTGGTACCCGATCCAGGACATCGGCGTCGCGCACCAGGCGTCCAGGGACGCCGCACTCAGCATCGACGTCGACGCCGGGCTCGCACGGATCGGAGTCGCCGCGTCGCGGCCGCTGAGCGCGGAGGTGACCGTCGGGTTCGCGGGAACGACCGTCTCCCGGCAGCGCATCGACGTCGAACCGGGGCATCCGGCGCTGCTCGAGGTCGCCGTGACGGCGAACGCCACCCGGGACGACCTCGTCATCGCGGTCACGGAGGGGGACCGGGCCGTCGTCGGCTGGAGCCGGCACGGCGAGGCGGATGCCACGGAACCCTGGCTCGCGACGGCGCCTCCGGAGGCCGCGGCGATCGAGAGCGTCGATGAGCTCCTGCTGACGGCGGAGCACCTGACGCAGTACCGGCACCCGACCCGGGCGGCGGAGCCGTACCTCCTGCGGGCGCTCGAATTGGATCCGCAGGATTCCCGGGTGCACCTCGCCCTCGCAGCGCTGACGTTCGCACGCGCCGAATACGCCACGGCCCTCCGCCATGTGGAGGCCGCCTCGGCGCGCATCACCCGCCGCAATCTGAACCCCCGCAGCGGGGAGCTCGCGTATCGGCGCGGCCTGGTCCTCGAACGGCTCGACGACCTCGACGGGGCGGCCCGCGCTTTCGCGAAGGCCGCCTGGGACAGTGCGTACGCGGTCTCCGGCCGCCTCGGACTCGCGCGTGTCCTCCTCCGGAGCGGAGCCACTGCCGACGCCCTGGAGGCGGCACGGGACGCCCACCGCGAGGGGCCGCGGAACACCACCGCCACGGCCTATCAGGTCGTCGCGCTGCGGCGGCTGGGCGCGATGGAGGCGGCGGACGAGCGGCTCGCCGGCGCCCGAGCCGCCGACCCTCTCGATCCGTTCCTGCTGGCGCTGGCCGGCGAGCTGGACGCCGCCGACCCCCGCACGCACCTCCTGGTCGCCCAGGAGTTCTCCCGGATCGGCGAGTCCTCCGGCGCACTCGAATGGGCGGAGCGCGCCGCCGCCGCCGGCCCGACGGTGTTCGGCAACGTGGGGCCCCAGGCTCACTATCTGAGCGCCCTGGTCCTCGACCGGGAGGGTCGCGACGAGGAGGCGGCCGCGCGACGGCGGGCCGCCCGCGAGCAGGATCCGGCTCTCGCCTTCCCGGCGGGGCTGGACGACTTCGACGCGCTGTCGGCAGCGATCGCCGCCGGCGACACCGTCGGCCGGCCCGACTCCGTCGCCCTCGGCCTGCTCGGCAGCTGGCTCCTCGGCGCACGTCGTACCGACGATGCGCGGCAGGTGCTGGAACGCGCGATGGCCGAGGGGTCCATCGACCCGGTGGCCGCGCGCAACACGGCGGTCGCGATCGTCAACACGACCGCAGACCTCGACCGCGCCGACGACTTCCTGCAGAGAGCGATCGCCCTCGCCGGTCCGCTCGCGCGTCTCGTGTACGAGCGCGACCAGCTCTCCCGGCTCCGCGGCGTCGACGCCGAGGCGCGGATCGCCGCCATCGAATCGTCCGGGTCGGCTGTCTTCGAGCGCGACGACCTGACGATCTCGTACGTGAATCTGCTGCTCGACGTCGGGCGGACGGGGGAGGCGCAGCGCATCCTCGACGAGCGTCGCTTCCAGCCGTTCGAAGGCGGAGAAGGGCGCGTGATCGCCGCCTACGACCGCGCGACCCTCGCGACGGCGGCGACGCTCCGAGACGTCGACCCGCGCGCGGCGGGGGTACTGCTCGACCGGACGGTTCAGACGCCCGAGAACCTGGGCGAGGGCCGTCACCCCGCCGATCCGATGGCGCAGCTCCTGGTGGCGGCGGGCGATGCGCACTTCGCTGCCGGCGATCCCGACACCGCCCGGGCGCGCTGGGAGCGCGCCCGGACTGCGGGCGGGGCGCTCGCCGTGGCGCCGCGGGCGGCACGCCTCGACGACTACTGGATCGGCGTCGCGCACTGCCGGCTGGGCGAGCCGCAGAAGGCGGAGGCCGTCTGGGCTGCGCTCGACGCCGCGGCCGACGACCGCGCGGTCGCCCCGCTCGCCCCCGACTACTTCGCGACCTCCCTTCCGGAGACCCTGCTGTTCTCCGTCGACGATGTGGTCGGGCGCCGGCGCGAGGTCGACGAGCTCCGCGCGGCGGCGGAGCGCGGACGACAGCTCTCGTCGCGGACCGGGATGAGCGAGCGGATCGGCTGA
- a CDS encoding ABC transporter permease, with protein sequence MTSWLRTALLSGVLGYRALFAWSTPGLFVASLVLAPVLQLVFFLSLGSSLRYGDPEFFVVGNAIQVSAAAGVSGLVSVIADERRFGTLSVILGSPGSAVAVFVGRLIPGVVLGTSVSVMTGLVGLAFTGSGTTLAGSLFFVLTAVVAASSCSALGLALSALGLVYRDIYQVATAAYLALLVFSGSNVDRADIPPVVRWIGDLLPTTHAIEAARGVLAGGSAGAAAPLLLAELGVGVAWGAAALIGMRILAHRARVLARVELF encoded by the coding sequence ATGACCTCCTGGCTCCGCACGGCCCTGCTCTCGGGTGTCCTCGGCTATCGCGCGCTCTTCGCCTGGAGCACGCCCGGCCTGTTCGTCGCGTCGCTGGTGCTCGCTCCGGTGCTTCAGCTCGTCTTCTTCCTCTCGCTCGGCTCATCGCTCCGCTACGGCGACCCGGAGTTCTTCGTCGTAGGCAACGCGATCCAGGTCTCGGCTGCGGCGGGCGTGTCCGGACTCGTGTCCGTGATCGCCGACGAGCGTCGCTTCGGCACGCTCTCCGTCATCCTCGGCTCGCCGGGATCCGCCGTCGCGGTGTTCGTCGGACGGCTGATCCCCGGAGTCGTGCTCGGCACTTCCGTCTCGGTCATGACCGGCCTCGTCGGTCTGGCGTTCACAGGCTCCGGCACAACGCTCGCAGGGTCGCTCTTCTTCGTGCTGACTGCCGTCGTCGCCGCTTCGTCCTGCTCGGCGCTCGGCCTGGCTTTGAGCGCTCTCGGGCTCGTCTACCGGGACATCTACCAGGTCGCGACCGCAGCGTACCTCGCCCTGCTCGTCTTCAGCGGCTCCAACGTCGACCGCGCCGACATCCCGCCCGTCGTCCGCTGGATCGGCGACCTGCTTCCCACGACGCACGCGATCGAGGCGGCACGTGGTGTACTGGCGGGCGGGTCTGCGGGGGCCGCGGCACCCCTGCTTCTCGCCGAGCTCGGAGTCGGGGTCGCCTGGGGAGCAGCTGCGCTGATCGGAATGCGGATCCTTGCCCATCGGGCGCGCGTGCTGGCGCGGGTGGAGCTGTTCTGA
- a CDS encoding LCP family protein, with the protein MNEVPTRAQARAQEKSAGPSVARHGRLQQHHPLRTLLMVFVSVIAVLGVSTAGVAAYAVLDVTGTVASKKAVTLVDAKGKAVVPKVGAMDGAFNVLLAGSDSGGGNAAYGERGEVLNDVTMVLHVSADHKNATVISFPRDMFVAIPSCPDPNGGSFDAMSRQKINSSLSYGGLACTVLTVEKLTGLDIPYAGVIEFDGVIEMSNAIGGVPVCVAGDITDPYTGLDVKAGDNTLEGSQALAFLRTRHGVGDGSDLGRISNQQVFLSSLVRTIKSADTLTNPLKVYGLAKAAVNNIQLSESLQNVTTIASMAVALKDIDVSKVVFVQYPNHYVDGGVAPTVDAADTLMTALKNDQAINLTGDTGIGSQADPNAPADQAPATQAPADTATQPPADGSTDASGGSGGSADSSVSLPSDVHGQTAAQYTCSKPFQD; encoded by the coding sequence ATGAACGAGGTGCCCACCCGCGCCCAGGCGCGTGCCCAGGAGAAGTCCGCAGGACCATCCGTCGCCCGCCACGGCCGGCTCCAGCAGCACCACCCGCTCCGCACCCTCCTCATGGTCTTCGTCTCGGTGATCGCCGTGCTCGGCGTCTCGACGGCGGGCGTCGCCGCCTACGCCGTCCTCGACGTCACCGGAACGGTGGCCTCCAAGAAGGCCGTCACTCTCGTCGACGCCAAGGGCAAGGCCGTCGTCCCCAAGGTCGGCGCCATGGACGGCGCGTTCAATGTGCTCCTCGCGGGTTCCGACAGCGGCGGCGGCAACGCGGCCTACGGCGAACGCGGTGAGGTCCTCAACGACGTGACGATGGTGCTCCACGTCTCGGCGGACCACAAGAACGCCACGGTCATCAGCTTCCCGCGCGACATGTTCGTCGCCATCCCCTCGTGCCCCGACCCCAACGGCGGCAGCTTCGACGCGATGAGCCGTCAGAAGATCAACAGCTCGCTCTCCTACGGCGGACTCGCCTGCACCGTCCTCACCGTCGAGAAGCTCACCGGCCTCGACATCCCCTACGCCGGCGTCATCGAGTTCGACGGCGTCATCGAGATGTCGAACGCCATCGGGGGCGTGCCCGTCTGTGTCGCCGGCGACATCACCGACCCCTACACCGGACTCGACGTCAAGGCCGGCGACAACACCCTCGAGGGCTCGCAGGCGCTCGCCTTCCTCCGCACCCGTCACGGAGTCGGCGACGGCTCCGACCTCGGCCGCATCAGCAACCAGCAGGTGTTCCTGTCTTCGCTCGTCCGCACGATCAAGAGCGCCGACACCCTGACCAACCCGCTGAAGGTCTACGGCCTCGCGAAGGCCGCGGTCAACAACATCCAGCTCTCCGAGAGCCTCCAGAACGTGACCACCATCGCCTCCATGGCCGTCGCGCTGAAGGACATCGACGTCAGCAAGGTCGTCTTCGTCCAGTACCCGAACCACTACGTCGACGGGGGCGTCGCGCCCACCGTCGACGCCGCGGACACCCTCATGACGGCGCTCAAGAACGATCAGGCCATCAACCTCACCGGCGACACGGGGATCGGCTCGCAGGCGGACCCGAACGCTCCGGCCGACCAGGCCCCGGCGACGCAGGCCCCGGCGGACACGGCGACCCAGCCTCCGGCCGACGGCTCGACCGACGCCTCCGGTGGCAGCGGCGGCTCCGCGGACAGCTCCGTCAGCCTCCCGTCTGACGTGCACGGCCAGACCGCCGCCCAGTACACCTGCTCCAAGCCGTTCCAGGACTGA
- the serS gene encoding serine--tRNA ligase, translated as MIDPVLLRENPDVVRRSQEARGDSVEVVDEALQADVERRAAITAFEELRAEQNTFGKQVAQAPKEQKKELVAQAQELAGRVKEAQRAAGEAETRFSDVLRRIGNPIVEGVPAGGEDDFVVLKTVGEIPAFDFEARDHLELGELLGAIDMARGAKVAGARFSYLRGIGARLEIALMNMALDKAVGNGFIPMITPTLVKPEIMQGTGFLGAHADEVYHLPADDLYLTGTSEVALAGYHADEIIDVTEPLRYAGWSTCYRREAGSAGKDTRGIIRVHQFNKLEMFVYTLPENAEAEHARLLGWQEEMMQALGLSYRVIDTAAGDLGSSAARKYDVEAWIPTQGRYRELTSTSNCTTFQARRLEVRHRGENGKTAPVATLNGTLATTRWIVAILETHQQEDGSVRVPEALRPYLGGLEVLEPIAR; from the coding sequence GTGATCGATCCAGTCCTGCTCCGCGAGAATCCCGATGTCGTCCGTCGTTCGCAGGAGGCGCGCGGCGATTCCGTCGAGGTCGTCGACGAGGCCCTGCAGGCCGACGTCGAGCGCCGCGCTGCCATCACGGCCTTCGAGGAGCTCCGCGCCGAGCAGAACACGTTCGGCAAGCAGGTCGCGCAGGCGCCCAAGGAGCAGAAGAAGGAGCTCGTCGCCCAGGCGCAGGAGCTGGCCGGCCGCGTCAAGGAGGCCCAGCGCGCCGCGGGGGAGGCCGAGACGCGCTTCTCCGACGTGCTGCGCCGCATCGGCAACCCGATCGTCGAGGGTGTGCCCGCGGGCGGCGAGGACGACTTCGTGGTGCTCAAGACGGTCGGCGAGATCCCCGCATTCGACTTCGAGGCCCGCGACCACTTGGAGCTCGGCGAGCTGCTCGGCGCGATCGACATGGCGCGCGGCGCGAAGGTCGCCGGCGCGCGGTTCTCGTACCTGCGGGGCATCGGCGCCCGCCTTGAGATCGCCCTGATGAACATGGCGCTCGACAAAGCGGTGGGCAACGGCTTCATCCCGATGATCACCCCGACGCTGGTGAAGCCCGAGATCATGCAGGGCACCGGATTCCTCGGCGCCCATGCCGACGAGGTCTACCACCTGCCCGCCGACGATCTCTACCTCACCGGAACGAGCGAGGTCGCTCTCGCGGGCTATCACGCCGACGAGATCATCGACGTGACGGAGCCGCTGCGCTACGCCGGCTGGTCCACCTGCTACCGGCGCGAGGCGGGCTCGGCGGGCAAGGACACCCGTGGCATCATCCGCGTGCACCAGTTCAACAAGCTCGAGATGTTCGTCTACACCCTTCCCGAGAACGCCGAGGCGGAGCACGCGCGACTCCTCGGCTGGCAGGAGGAGATGATGCAGGCGCTCGGGCTCAGCTACCGGGTGATCGACACCGCCGCCGGCGACCTCGGATCGAGCGCGGCGCGCAAGTACGACGTGGAGGCGTGGATCCCGACCCAGGGCCGCTACCGCGAGCTCACCTCGACCTCCAACTGCACGACGTTCCAGGCCCGCCGTCTCGAGGTCCGCCACCGCGGCGAGAACGGCAAGACCGCGCCGGTCGCGACGCTCAACGGAACGCTGGCGACCACCCGCTGGATCGTCGCCATCCTCGAGACGCACCAGCAGGAGGACGGCTCGGTGCGCGTGCCCGAGGCACTGCGCCCGTACCTGGGCGGCCTCGAGGTCCTGGAGCCGATCGCCCGGTGA
- a CDS encoding ABC transporter ATP-binding protein: MIELTDLTRTFTTRRGAPPARALAGISFGIDRGEIFGLLGPNGAGKTTTVRILSTLLTPTTGTATVAGLDVVTEAMAVRRRIGVAFGGERGLYDRLSARDNLRFAAQLYDLPRRDTKRRIAEVLDVVGLADAADQRVEAFSRGMKQRLHLARALIHDPEIVFLDEPSSGLDPVAARALRELVLELRLRGKTVLLTTHYMFEADELCDRLAVISEGRVIALDSPERVKASVRVASVLEVDVLDDHTGAVRAVSALPGVVSVQVEQTAAASRLIVRIASEGATDLPIVLGVLADVRTGAAFERRPTLEDAYVALLEERAS, encoded by the coding sequence ATGATCGAGCTCACCGACCTCACCCGCACCTTCACCACCCGCCGTGGGGCGCCGCCCGCCCGCGCACTGGCCGGGATCTCTTTCGGCATCGATCGCGGCGAGATCTTCGGACTCCTCGGACCGAACGGGGCGGGGAAGACGACGACGGTGCGCATCCTCTCGACTCTGCTGACGCCGACGACGGGCACGGCCACCGTTGCCGGGTTAGACGTCGTGACGGAGGCGATGGCGGTGCGGCGTCGCATCGGGGTCGCGTTCGGTGGGGAGCGCGGACTGTACGACCGGCTGTCGGCGCGGGACAACCTGCGCTTCGCCGCCCAGCTCTATGACCTCCCCCGTCGAGACACGAAGCGGCGGATCGCTGAGGTGCTCGACGTGGTCGGGCTGGCAGATGCCGCGGACCAGCGAGTGGAGGCATTCTCGCGCGGGATGAAGCAGCGGCTCCACCTCGCGCGCGCCCTCATCCATGACCCCGAGATCGTCTTCCTCGACGAGCCGTCGTCCGGGTTGGATCCCGTCGCCGCGCGCGCCCTCCGCGAGCTTGTGCTCGAGCTGCGGCTCCGGGGCAAGACCGTGTTGTTGACCACTCACTACATGTTCGAGGCGGACGAGCTCTGTGATCGTCTCGCCGTGATCTCGGAAGGACGGGTGATCGCGCTCGACTCGCCGGAGAGGGTGAAAGCATCCGTCCGTGTCGCGAGCGTGTTGGAGGTCGACGTACTCGACGATCACACCGGCGCCGTGCGAGCCGTCTCCGCGCTGCCGGGAGTCGTAAGTGTGCAGGTCGAGCAGACGGCCGCGGCGAGCCGGCTGATCGTCCGGATCGCGAGCGAGGGGGCGACGGACCTCCCGATCGTGCTCGGCGTCCTGGCCGACGTGCGCACCGGTGCCGCATTCGAGCGCCGTCCGACGCTTGAGGACGCCTATGTCGCCCTGCTCGAGGAAAGGGCCTCGTGA
- a CDS encoding HAD family hydrolase, whose amino-acid sequence MNASAPDDGGRRLLIALDVDGTLIHEDETIGDAVRAAVTRVREAGHQVMLATGRSWETARPIHEAFGLDSDFVVCANGALTMRRDDTVEGGYRREFVETFDPTEVLRTIRPHLPSGSFMVEDPMGYRRYTEGMTDWELVNAEQVTFEELSEHPATRVVVVSPQHDEDEFLSIVERMGLHKVSYAIGWTAWLDIAPDGVNKATALERVRAALDIPHTDVVAVGDGRNDIDMLNWASAQGIGAAMGQAPDEVKAVSSRVVGTVVEDGLAELLDSL is encoded by the coding sequence GTGAACGCCTCCGCTCCCGACGACGGCGGCCGCCGTCTGCTCATCGCGCTCGACGTCGACGGCACGCTGATCCACGAGGACGAGACCATCGGCGACGCGGTGCGCGCAGCCGTCACGCGCGTGCGTGAGGCGGGTCACCAGGTGATGCTCGCCACGGGGCGCAGCTGGGAGACCGCGCGGCCCATCCACGAGGCGTTCGGGCTCGACAGCGACTTCGTGGTCTGCGCGAACGGCGCCCTCACCATGCGCCGCGATGACACTGTCGAAGGGGGTTACCGGCGCGAGTTCGTCGAGACCTTCGACCCGACGGAGGTGCTGCGCACCATCCGGCCGCACCTCCCCAGCGGCAGTTTCATGGTCGAGGACCCGATGGGCTACCGCCGCTACACCGAGGGCATGACCGACTGGGAGCTCGTGAACGCCGAGCAGGTGACCTTCGAGGAGCTCTCGGAGCATCCCGCCACCCGCGTGGTCGTCGTCTCGCCGCAGCACGACGAGGACGAGTTCCTCTCCATCGTCGAGCGGATGGGTCTGCACAAGGTGAGCTATGCGATCGGCTGGACCGCGTGGCTCGACATCGCGCCGGACGGCGTCAACAAGGCCACCGCGCTCGAGCGTGTGCGAGCGGCGCTCGACATCCCGCACACGGACGTCGTCGCGGTGGGCGACGGTCGCAACGACATCGACATGCTGAACTGGGCCTCCGCCCAGGGCATCGGCGCGGCGATGGGCCAGGCGCCCGACGAAGTCAAGGCCGTTTCCTCCCGCGTGGTCGGGACGGTCGTCGAAGATGGGCTCGCCGAGCTGCTCGACAGCCTCTGA
- the pheA gene encoding prephenate dehydratase, which yields MSTPPAEPTAEPTAELPASVDEVYSFLGPSGTFTEAALAQVPEARGKRWRAVNNVGEALADVVAGRSVAAMIAIENSIEGGVSVAQDALATIPGLRIVGEYLVSVNFVLVARPGTALSDVKTVNAHPVAYAQCHQWLDEHLPEHGHLPASSNVAAARSLFEGSTADAAVAPPGIVDHLDVEVLAENIGDNPNAVTRFVLVSTARTVPPATGADKTSLIAELPDDRPGSLLDLLEQFSTRGINLSLIESRPIGDALGRYRFVMDADGHIHDERVADALLGLRRFSPSVMFLGSYPRADRVPVDFDQRYRDEVFTEAREWLASLTEGPDGDTPRG from the coding sequence ATGTCCACACCCCCCGCCGAGCCCACCGCCGAGCCCACCGCCGAGCTGCCTGCGTCCGTCGACGAGGTGTACAGCTTCCTGGGGCCGTCGGGCACGTTCACGGAGGCCGCGCTGGCGCAGGTGCCGGAGGCGCGGGGCAAGCGGTGGCGGGCCGTCAACAACGTGGGGGAGGCGCTCGCCGACGTGGTCGCGGGGCGCAGCGTCGCCGCGATGATCGCGATCGAGAACTCGATCGAGGGCGGGGTCTCGGTCGCGCAGGACGCGCTCGCGACCATCCCGGGCTTGCGGATCGTCGGCGAGTACCTGGTGTCGGTGAACTTCGTGCTCGTGGCCCGGCCGGGGACGGCGCTCTCCGACGTGAAGACGGTGAACGCCCATCCCGTCGCCTACGCGCAGTGCCACCAGTGGCTGGATGAGCACCTGCCGGAGCACGGCCACCTTCCGGCGTCGAGCAACGTCGCCGCAGCGCGGTCGCTGTTCGAAGGCAGCACGGCGGATGCGGCGGTCGCTCCTCCCGGAATCGTCGACCACCTCGACGTGGAGGTGCTCGCCGAGAACATCGGCGACAACCCGAACGCCGTCACGCGGTTCGTGCTCGTCAGCACCGCCCGCACGGTGCCCCCGGCGACCGGCGCAGACAAGACCAGCCTCATCGCCGAGCTGCCGGACGACCGGCCGGGGTCGCTGCTCGACCTGCTGGAGCAGTTCTCCACGCGGGGCATCAATCTGAGCCTCATCGAGTCGCGCCCCATCGGCGACGCTCTCGGCCGCTACCGGTTCGTGATGGACGCGGACGGGCACATCCACGACGAGCGCGTGGCGGACGCCCTGCTCGGCCTGCGCCGGTTCAGCCCCTCCGTCATGTTCCTCGGCTCGTACCCGCGCGCCGACCGGGTGCCGGTGGACTTCGATCAGCGCTACCGTGACGAGGTCTTCACCGAGGCACGGGAGTGGCTGGCGTCGCTCACAGAGGGGCCGGACGGGGACACCCCGCGGGGGTAG